DNA from Plasmodium yoelii strain 17X genome assembly, chromosome: 13:
CAAAAAGGTACCATGaatgggaaaaaataaatgtccAATTACCAATATGGAAGCAAGATGAAAAACAATTAACAGAAAATGAttattatagtttttataaaaatacatttaaAGCTTATGATGATCCATTAGCATATGTTCATTTTAATGTAGAAGGACAAATTTCATTTAattcaattttatatatacctgGTTCTTTACCTTGGGAATTaagtaaaaatatgtttgatGAAGAATCTCGAGGAATTAGATTATATGTTAAACGAGtttttataaatgataaattttCAGAATCAATACCAAGATGGTTAACCTTTTTAAGAGGTATTGTTGATAGTGAAAATTTGCCATTAAATGTTGGTAGAGAAATTTTGCAAAAATCAAAAATGCTATCAATTATTAACAAAagaattgttttaaaaagtATTAATATGATGAGAGGATTAAAAGAAACTGGAGGGgaaaaatggaataaattTCTCAATACATTTGGAAAATATCTTAAAATTGGAGTTGTAGAAGATAAAGAAAACCAAGAAGAAATTGCATCTTTAGTTGAATTCTATTCAATAAATAGtggtgataaaaaaattgaccTTGATACATACatagaaaaaatgaaatcaGATCAAAAATGtatctattatatttcaggagaaaataaaaaaacagcACAAAATTCACCATCTTTAGAAAAACTAAAAGCCTTAAACTATGATGTACTGTTTTCGCTAGAACCAATAGATGAATTCTGTTTATCATCTTTAtctgttaataaatataaaggcTACGATGTTTTAGATGTTAATAAAGCtgatttaaaattaaaaactgAAAATGATCAAAACAAGTcggataatataaataaattaaaaatcaaatatgaaatattatgTAGATGGTTACATAATAAATTCTCTCACAAAATACATGAAGTTCGAATTTCAGATCGATTAATAGATTCACCTTCTTTATTGGTTCAAGGAGAAATGGGAATATCTCCTTCTAtgcaaaaatatatgaagCAACAAGCTACTGCTCAAGGAATGTCAGAAAATGAAATGTTTGGTGGACAATCAATGAATCAACCAGTATTAGAAATTAATCCTAATCACTACATAATTAAACAACTAAATCATTTAATACAAATAGATAAAATGAATCCAAAAAATGACGAAATAGCAGAACAAATTTTTGATGTTGCATCTATGCAAGGTGGATATACAATAGATGATACAGGCCGTTTTGCAAAACGTGTTATAGGAATGATGGAGAGAAATGCTCAGGCATATTTAAAGGATGTTCAAGATGATATCGATATTACTCCGTCAAACAATTCTGAAGATACCACTTTAGATAATACCACACCAAATGATAAAAGTCAATTAAATTCTGAACAAAGTGATATTAATCAAAATGATTCGATaagtaataatacattacAGGAATCTAACGAAAACAATtctgaaaattatataagtGGTAATCCTCAAGAAGCAGGTAGCGAAGTTTCTGACGATAAACAGTTTGATGATTCGAATGCAAATGAGTAATCCATAAATGTGGACCACAAAGACATGAAGAAATAAACGATATAATAAACGAACGACCAAATTCATAAAAggaataaattaaaaactaAACCCccattaataaaatatatattatttcaaaataaaaaaaatatatcaagccatttaaattaattattaaatatttttaaaacgcatatatatatagcaaACATCATTTACCATTAACACccaatattttaattaaatgttAATTTTTCCCTATAATTATTCTTTGTATTGGCTTATTATATTTGTCTAATGATCaaaaatgcatttttttatttattattatattgaattattattattcatactttgtaattttattacattttttaaaatatgaaaaaaaagtattataatatatttttttctaatgtTTAAAATTTATCTGTCTATATcttattattgttttaattGAACTAATTTAATTCTtacttttttcattattgcgtctttttttaagttttaaataatttttaaaatatcctAATAAGCATTAATCATAATTGCATAAATTTGCaagcatatttttaaatttaagaATTACCTTTtcttttcaaaaataaatcataaatatttattactttCATTTAATAGATGCATTTATTATGCTATTATAAGTCATTGACCATTATTGGTTTATATTTGTCTTTTCCAATATatattgataataaaattagatGCTCCGAAAAAAGCAAAcacaatatatacatatatatatcatacgATCAAAAATGCAAAAGTTTATTGACAAAATTAAGTTGCAAAATTTACAGGAGCAAAACCCTAAGAACCAAATATTAATATCCAAGAAAATATGCTTTAACAATATATTGTAATGAATTAtagta
Protein-coding regions in this window:
- a CDS encoding heat shock protein 90, putative — protein: MQNAYISHKTKLMLLFFIVVFLKCNDIIIEAFNFSRSVEKLNYVLNYKNSNIYNIDQNINKSFLKKRQFKRNSTVGFNNDVKISDGDVQSDDTPVEKYNFKAEVNKVMDIIVNSLYTDKDVFLRELISNASDACDKKRIILENEKRAMEAQNIVNDPTSSELASEQKTTEEGKEGDTPADNIKKLIIKIKPDKEKKTLTITDNGIGMDKNELINNLGTIAQSGTAKFLKQIEEGKADSNLIGQFGVGFYSSFLVSNKVEVFTKKEDRIFRWFSDLNGSFNVSEIKKYEQEYEDIKTSGTKIVLHLKEECDEYLEDYKLKELIKKYSEFIKFPIEIWSEKIDYERVPDDSVSLKDGDKMKMKTITKRYHEWEKINVQLPIWKQDEKQLTENDYYSFYKNTFKAYDDPLAYVHFNVEGQISFNSILYIPGSLPWELSKNMFDEESRGIRLYVKRVFINDKFSESIPRWLTFLRGIVDSENLPLNVGREILQKSKMLSIINKRIVLKSINMMRGLKETGGEKWNKFLNTFGKYLKIGVVEDKENQEEIASLVEFYSINSGDKKIDLDTYIEKMKSDQKCIYYISGENKKTAQNSPSLEKLKALNYDVLFSLEPIDEFCLSSLSVNKYKGYDVLDVNKADLKLKTENDQNKSDNINKLKIKYEILCRWLHNKFSHKIHEVRISDRLIDSPSLLVQGEMGISPSMQKYMKQQATAQGMSENEMFGGQSMNQPVLEINPNHYIIKQLNHLIQIDKMNPKNDEIAEQIFDVASMQGGYTIDDTGRFAKRVIGMMERNAQAYLKDVQDDIDITPSNNSEDTTLDNTTPNDKSQLNSEQSDINQNDSISNNTLQESNENNSENYISGNPQEAGSEVSDDKQFDDSNANE